GCCTCCACAATCGGTGCGCCAGCTTGGTTCTGTAAATTCACGAGACGCAATGCAAGATCACCCCTCTCACGAACTGCAAGGTCTCGATGAGCAATCGCCTCATCTCGCTCCTGTGTGAGCGACTCGATAACAATCTCGGTTTCAATCTTATCGGAATGTAGGACCGTCACTTCGTCCTCTAATTCCTGgactttcttcttcaagttctGGTACTCGCGGGCGAGTTCGTGAAATCGTTCACGAGTCGGGGTCTTCTGCAGTCGTTCGCGAATGAAGGAACCTTCTCCATtaccatcatcttcatcatgtTCACCAGCATCAACTGGTCTCTGCGGTTCGGGGGTCGGGGTATTCGGGTCGAGGGCAGCGACAATCTCCTGCTCAACGGATTCTTCTTCACCTTCAGGCAAATCAGTAACCGGCTGCTTGCCACGGTTCGTCGGGTATCTCTTCGATCCGGCCATTCTGATTGGTCGAATGTCAAGTTCGGGTTCGGGTTCAGTTCAGGTCAGGTCTTGGCTTGTACGATGCCAAGGAACGAAAGTGGGGTAAAGCTGGACCGAGACCAATCACAATGATGGTCTGTACAGTCGTACTGCTTTGTTGGAAATGGAAGTGGTACTTAGTATtatgttaccagccagttctttaaacaaaagagtgcatttcaacgagaatactaagtacagagaaagaagaagaaagaaagaaagaaagaaacctgcgagacaggaaccttttatggggtcctgtcacgatccaacaatcaaacaatgcaaacctCGTCAAtacggaaacttccggcagaaatcctcctaGATCGTCACAGAGGGCCGGgggtgtcacggtgcgaaccgtgatgcttagtaagaggaagatcacggcacgtgatatccgacctgtttatctgaacttcagttctagatcctgttgtagctcttcgagctacgtcttgtataatagcctgcccctgcctgtacctgtcaatgggaatctgatctgttatgacctgttcctaccagtcatctcctatcataccgtcctgccagcccgcaccctgacagggGGGCTACTCTATATAGATCTATAGAGAGGATctatttctgaagagattcctcttcagtatcggtcaatttataaGAGTTAGCacgagaaatcgcgcggtgtgGTATACCATTTAGGCGGGCAGAAAGGGTAGATCTTAGGACGTTtaaacggcgcgccacttcacatattaaagagatttctttattcttaaaagcctggatagctagtaagatcctaccctcatactctattgaatttggaaaggattgagtacgaattggtggcatggtgggtggttgaactaactaagatctaattcatggacgcgttttggttgggtggccagctcgggGGCTTGGccagctcggtagtgaaatacgttatcAGCTTATCGGCACGTGCATGTTTGTTGTTGGTCGTTTGGAATTTGGACACAAAAAGAACTTTGGACAAGCACGGGAGCAGATCAAGATATGGATCCAGAGGCATGCACCTGCCATTGATACCAAAAAATCTTGATCACTCCCAAGCATTGCGCCCATACCTTGTCAATCACTGCAATGGCGCGTCCTAAAACAGTTCGCGCACCGACAACAGCCAGTCTTCCAAACAACCTCCGCATTCCCTCATCGACTCCGTCTCTCACAAAATCCCTGGGAAAACTATCCAGACAAGCACTACTGGACCTGGTACTTACATGGCTCGATGATGGAAACGTTGCCTCATTTCCACCATACCTCCAGACCGACGAAGAAAATGGCCCCGACGATGACGAAGCCCTCCCCTACCCCGCTGGGGAGACAATTGAGGAAGTCCGCCAAGTATATGAAGACCTACGGGACCGAAAGGGTGCAAAGCGTGAGGTTCTCGAACGAATCTTAGACGGGGATTGGCGGCATGGAATCACACTGCGCCAGCTGGCCATGGCAGACCTCCGCTACATAGATGACCACCCCGCCAGCCTTCGATGGACCGCACTCGAGCTCAGCCGTATTGATAAAAAGCGCAAGAACTCCAAGGACCCTCCACTCGCTGACTGGTCTGGCTCCGTACCGCGCATGCAAGCGGCAACATTTGTACAAGGCCTCCAACGAGAAATCTCCCCATTGGTCAAGGCACATTACCACCTCGCCCACTCGGCAACACTGCCGCTGACATTCCTTCGTATCTTTGTCATTGACTCGCCATATCAATCCCCTAGGCAAGCAGCCGGGATCTTCACTGATTCGTCCCGAGTCATCTACGTCGCTTTCCCGGATAGTTGCCCCTACGTCTACACTTCCATAACATCATCTACCGGATCGAAAAATGCTCCTTCGACAAGCCCAGTTGCTACTGATACTCGAACTCTTCAGCGTCTGGTACGCGATTCCATTCCCAAGGCTTTATCCCGCCCACAGGAACGATTCTCTCTGCAGGCGACATCCCTGGCAGCAAAGAATCTGCCTACACTCCTAGCCCTCCGCGGCCCGGGAAGATCAACGGCATCAAATGGCGCCTTCAGCATCTTCGCGGACGCAGCCATTGAAGGAAGTCCACTGGACCCTCGACCTTCTAATACAGTCTCGCCCGAAGAGCATATTCAAGCGAGTCATTCTGGTCCAGCAGAAGGCCAAAAAAACACAAGCGGTTCAATGATCAGACGAAGGTCCAGCGGTATAGATCCAGACATCGTCTCTCCAGATTCCAAGAAACGCCGTCTGGCCATCCACTCCCGATTCGGAACTTTGGGGTCATCAATCGCCCCGGCACCGCTGGACCTCCTTGATATCCGATTGCTCGATAACCCAGGCTGCAATTTTGAACAggatgatgattttgatgatTCTACGTCCACGCCACCTGCCGTGTCACTCACTTTCTCTGGCTCCGATGTCATAAACGGGATTCGCAAACTTGCCGAGCTAGGCATCATTGACCCTGGGCGTATGCCATCGTGGATGACTGGCGAGGAAGGAGTTAGTGTTGCGACTGTTCGACAGGGTCACAAGCTTCAAAAGGAATTATAGAAGAATCTATGTTTGGTGTTCTTGGGTGTTGGGGAGTTTAGAAGCGCGGtgctttttttgtttcttggGCTGTTGGGCTTTGATATGATACCCAGACTTCAGATGAATGGTTCATTTTTGTTGCTTTTTTGTCAGATTTGGCTTTATTGAgattggattttttttttttaagattTCCCAACCGAGTGCAATAGCAAGTGAATGTGGTCTACACTCGACattgaagattgtaaaaaGAACAAAACTCTATCCCATTCTAGCGCTTAACACCACATTTCCGAACTCACAGCACCAGCATTTCTCCGATGAAACAACACACAAATTTGCTCTCATCATTCTAGGCCTAGTAATGGAGCAGTTCATGCTTGAGCTTGCACCAGCTAAGAGTGACCGTCTTTCAATAATAAACTTCTCAAAACATATCACGCCTTATCCCATTCCCAATGACAAACCAACTCACAGTAGAAGACCAAATGATAAGAAGAGACCACACTAAGATATCGTTCCGTTATAAATCATTCCTCGATCTCATGTACCTATAGAGGTGCACATAGAGGCAGGTCGGTTGTTTCAGCCGAAGAAGCACATACTCTGAGGAGCCAGAGGTCAAGATGTGGGATGTACCCTTCAGGCAAAAACATACAGATCAAGCCATGGCACTCAGTGACTACTCGTCGCCCACGTTCAAATATCGCCCTGGGCTACGGACTCCCTTGGCTCGAACGACCTCTCCACAGGGATGGGGCATTTCGCGTTCATCGCCCTTCCACAAGGCTTTGCTATATATGCGGAGTCGTTGAGTTTCAGGTTATCACTAAGACTTGGACAGGTGATCTTTACTTACCAGTAGAGGCAACGGACAATATCGTGGGATGCATGCGCAGTGGCCTCCCACACCTTGAAGCAAGTCTCATGTAGATTGCTGCCGCATAACTGACGCCACGTAGTTATCTCCTTGTTCTCGAAATCATGAAAACAAATTGGGCATTCGCCCTCGATAGGCTTCCTTTCGCCGGTGGTAGTAAGGGTGGTCCTGTCCAGGATTCGTTTCAAGGACAAAGCAGCAAGCATCTCTCGTAGCTCCTGAGCAACATTCATTGCATGTAGGACTTGGCAATATATTAGCGAAAAGCAGATGTGCTTACACTGCACCTTCCGGAATCTGACATCCGGACAGTCACAGGTAGGGACGTTGCCAATGCTCGTTTTGTAGATATTGCCAGTAGACCCTACAACTTCAAACGTCATTTTTGGTATATTCGCGGTTTCGTCGACATTGTGTCTAATCATATACATGCTTAAGCGTGACGGTGATCAGCCAATCAAAGTATGCCATGCTCGTCAATATTTACTTACAATCGACCTTCAATGTGTGCAAATCTTTCAAAGAACCCGTCGGGAGGTGAATCTAGCCATGGAAGTGCGCGTTTCTCAGACATGGTTGGATGCACTGAACGAAGTGCGCTTTTGCAACTTGGATTGGATTCTTGGCCCTAGGCTTGTTACTAGGACTGGCAAATTTGACAATGAAGTCGACCTTTTTGTCACAATTTTCAGAGTTTGCAGGCAGCCCGGGAGGGCAGGAAGTTTACTATCTTTTGGATTCACAGAAACTTTCGGACATGGGTATTTCACAAGAGTATGAAAAGATAGAATCTCGAAGAAGTTGACTGAATAGTGTATTATGCATATATTGTGGCAAGCAAATTCTAGGAATAGGTTCAAGCACGTGAAATATTAAATGACCTTGTATGAATTTCCACGAAGATATGA
Above is a genomic segment from Penicillium digitatum chromosome 3, complete sequence containing:
- a CDS encoding Zinc finger, CCHC-type, whose translation is MAGSKRYPTNRGKQPVTDLPEGEEESVEQEIVAALDPNTPTPEPQRPVDAGEHDEDDGNGEGSFIRERLQKTPTRERFHELAREYQNLKKKVQELEDEVTVLHSDKIETEIVIESLTQERDEAIAHRDLAVRERGDLALRLVNLQNQAGAPIVEATATRKTTKMPDTPMFSDETRSEYRPLPVAYTP
- a CDS encoding CHL4 family chromosome segregation protein, putative; amino-acid sequence: MARPKTVRAPTTASLPNNLRIPSSTPSLTKSLGKLSRQALLDLVLTWLDDGNVASFPPYLQTDEENGPDDDEALPYPAGETIEEVRQVYEDLRDRKGAKREVLERILDGDWRHGITLRQLAMADLRYIDDHPASLRWTALELSRIDKKRKNSKDPPLADWSGSVPRMQAATFVQGLQREISPLVKAHYHLAHSATLPLTFLRIFVIDSPYQSPRQAAGIFTDSSRVIYVAFPDSCPYVYTSITSSTGSKNAPSTSPVATDTRTLQRLVRDSIPKALSRPQERFSLQATSLAAKNLPTLLALRGPGRSTASNGAFSIFADAAIEGSPLDPRPSNTVSPEEHIQASHSGPAEGQKNTSGSMIRRRSSGIDPDIVSPDSKKRRLAIHSRFGTLGSSIAPAPLDLLDIRLLDNPGCNFEQDDDFDDSTSTPPAVSLTFSGSDVINGIRKLAELGIIDPGRMPSWMTGEEGVSVATVRQGHKLQKEL
- a CDS encoding Zinc finger, RING-type — encoded protein: MSEKRALPWLDSPPDGFFERFAHIEGRFMYMIRHNVDETANIPKMTFEVVGSTGNIYKTSIGNVPTCDCPDVRFRKVQCKHICFSLIYCQVLHAMNVAQELREMLAALSLKRILDRTTLTTTGERKPIEGECPICFHDFENKEITTWRQLCGSNLHETCFKVWEATAHASHDIVRCLYCKALWKGDEREMPHPCGEVVRAKGVRSPGRYLNVGDE